One genomic region from Phocoena sinus isolate mPhoSin1 chromosome 3, mPhoSin1.pri, whole genome shotgun sequence encodes:
- the LOC116751636 gene encoding ADP-ribosylation factor-like protein 1 translates to MDGFFSSIFSSLFGTREMKILILGLDGAGKTTILYRLQVGEVVTTIPTVGFNVETVTYKNLKFQVWDLGGQTSIRPYWRCCYSNTDAVIYVVDSCDREQIGISKSDLVAMLEEEELRKAILVVFANKQDMEQAMTPSAMANSLGLPALKD, encoded by the coding sequence ATGGATGGCTTTTtctcaagcattttttccagTCTGTTTGGAACCCGGGaaatgaagattttaattttgggATTAGATGGAGCAGGAAAAACTACAATTTTGTACAGATTACAGGTTGGAGAAGTCGTTACTACGATTCCTACCGTTGGATTTAATGTTGAGACGGTAACATACAAGAACCTAAAATTCCAAGTCTGGGATTTAGGAGGACAGACAAGTATCAGGCCATACTGGAGATGTTGTTATTCAAACACAGATGCAGTCATTTATGTAGTAGACAGTTGTGATCGAGAGCAAATTGGCATTTCCAAATCAGACTTAGTTGCCATGTTGGAGGAAGAAGAGCTGAGAAAAGCCATTTTAGTGGTGTTTGCAAATAAGCAGGACATGGAACAGGCCATGACTCCCTCAGCGATGGCAAATTCACTTGGGTTACCTGCCTTGAAGGACTGA